A DNA window from Siniperca chuatsi isolate FFG_IHB_CAS linkage group LG6, ASM2008510v1, whole genome shotgun sequence contains the following coding sequences:
- the LOC122878216 gene encoding uncharacterized protein LOC122878216 — translation MGKSQSKPKTREDLQCKDWKYIEKQDPDKLKYLDKWVKDYGFNGKLNVKTIKLLQETIQNNTNKDPKKMKKSGYEETKYWIKVAEKREAGERDRKKREKIGEVDEKTEEKQQVMFHRQEDDETGPVGRRAEQRNEEGASGGPPPTARLYPDIPQEGPPEYNTTPPRALRSTRGTAGLGWSKKLGAVFSPTNTPTVDTKVADEYPMIQVANPNTNEGQPPTILVYRTWNMNDVKKALEGITPYKEDVTQFVIDMEKVRKSYHLNGQEVQQIWMCALGPDWHNVRGDWNPLNTAGDGPLPWDSQQMAVEVNGLATRATARFKQKANYTEIGRARQKDDETFDDYRHRMTTVFKIHSGLIDDNNDQGAYRQQLKNALHMGSKDAIRSWVQRHYIGLSTGTLDEYINYALHAEKVAKEKKQKDSRNVFW, via the coding sequence ATGGGCAAGAGTCAAAGTAAGCCCAAAACTAGGGAGGATTTACAGTGTAAAGATTGGAAGTATATAGAAAAACAGGATCctgataaattaaaatatttggatAAATGGGTAAAAGATTACGGGTTTAATGGTAAACTAAACGTCAAAACAATTAAGCTACTACaggaaacaatacaaaacaacactaacaaagatcctaaaaagatgaaaaagtcaGGTTATGAGGAAACCAAATATTGGATAAAAGTAGCTGAAAAACGtgaagctggagaaagagacagaaaaaagagggaaaaaataggAGAAGTAGATgagaaaactgaagaaaaacaacaagtaaTGTTTCACAGACAGGAGGATGATGAGACAGGGCCGGTAGGAAGAAGGGCAGAACAGAGAAATGAGGAAGGTGCCTCAGGGGGACCTCCTCCTACAGCTCGACTATACCCTGATATTCCCCAAGAGGGACCCCCTGAGTATAATACCACACCTCCCAGAGCACTAAGATCAACCCGAGGTACTGCAGGCCTCGGATGGTCTAAGAAATTGGGAGCAGTTTTTTCCCCAACTAATACTCCAACCGTTGACACAAAAGTAGCAGATGAGTATCCTATGATACAAGTAGCTAATCCAAACACGAATGAAGGCCAACCACCAACAATCCTTGTTTATAGAACTTGGAACATGAATGATGTTAAAAAAGCCTTAGAGGGCATAACTCCATACAAAGAAGATGTCACGCAATTTGTAATTGACATGGAAAAAGTGCGAAAATCCTATCATCTAAATGGACAAGAAGTCCAACAAATCTGGATGTGTGCTCTGGGACCAGATTGGCATAACGTTAGAGGAGATTGGAATCCTCTGAACACAGCAGGTGACGGTCCTCTTCCATGGGACAGCCAACAAATGGCAGTAGAAGTAAACGGTCTGGCAACCAGAGCCACAGCCAGGtttaaacaaaaagcaaattacactgaaataggCAGAGCAAGACAAAAAGACGATGAAACTTTTGATGACTATAGACACCgcatgactacagtgtttaaaatccATTCGGGACTAATTGACGACAATAATGACCAAGGAGCTTACAgacaacagttgaaaaatgctttacatatgGGCTCAAAAGACGCAATCAGAAGCTGGGTGCAGAGGCACTACATTGGACTGTCTACTGGTACCCTTGATGAGTACATTAATTATGCTTTGCACGCAGAAAAGGttgctaaagaaaaaaaacaaaaagacagtaGGAACGTTTTTTGGTGA
- the LOC122878212 gene encoding interferon-induced protein with tetratricopeptide repeats 5-like: MMSAAQSPTTLESKLEALQCHFTWDLDPGRSKLFRLRDKLEDIGTEEGNSWLGHIYNLRGFIQYKLGFTKDAQSLFSRAAEAFRQMRNTDEGPWLVVNYGNLAWLHHHLGEQAESQDYLSKVDALMNKYPSPSQDELHPEIYAEKAWTLMKFSAEKKLLAADYFEKAIRMQPDMVEWRTSQVIGLVNASKHSKTGLGADILEKMRIAKEQDPESLYLAVHYLEQYAKKGERIEDEARELGRKVLRNPISSYSGMKAVLRVYRNHVSVDEAIDLAEEALEKHPDVRYLKRCAALCYKWKIIFFRESRPKQSAIDRAIILHKEVISLYPHSSLVKKIDLANIYAKSNPSKAEPIYQELLKSDLEPADKQMLYNNYAKYLNFDRQDRNRSIKYHMKAAEIPQQSFFRENSITVLEKIKDRSRNRMCREIEEFLANLQEP, translated from the exons ATGATGAG TGCTGCTCAGAGTCCGACAACATTGGAGTCCAAACTGGAGGCCCTGCAGTGCCACTTCACCTGGGATCTGGACCCTGGCAGGTCCAAACTTTTCCGACTCAGGGACAAGCTGGAGGACATCGGCACCGAggagggaaacagctggctGGGTCACATTTACAACCTGCGGGGGTTCATTCAGTACAAGCTGGGGTTCACCAAAGACGCCCAGAGTTTGTTCAGCAGGGCTGCAGAGGCCTTCCGCCAGATGAGAAACACAGATGAGGGCCCCTGGTTAGTGGTGAACTACGGGAACCTGGCTTGGCTGCACCACCACCTGGGAGAACAAGCAGAGAGTCAGGATTACCTGTCGAAGGTCGACGCCCTGATGAATAAATATCCATCTCCATCCCAGGACGAGCTCCATCCGGAGATCTACGCGGAAAAAGCCTGGACCCTGATGAAGTTCAGCGCAGAAAaaaagctgctggctgcagattACTTCGAAAAAGCCATCAGAATGCAGCCAGACATGGTGGAGTGGCGTACCAGCCAAGTCATAGGGTTAGTGAATGCTTCTAAACACAGCAAGACAGGGCTGGGGGCTGACATCTTGGAGAAAATGAGAATCGCCAAGGAACAGGATCCAGAGAGCTTGTACCTCGCCGTTCACTACCTTGAGCAATATGCtaagaaaggagaaagaatCGAAGATGAAGCGCGTGAGTTAGGCAGAAAGGTTTTGAGAAATCCCATCAGCAGCTACAGCGGTATGAAAGCAGTACTAAGGGTTTACAGGAACCATGTATCTGTTGATGAGGCCATTGATTTGGCAGAGGAGGCTCTGGAAAAACATCCAGATGTACGTTATCTGAAGAGATGTGCTGCACTCTGCTACAAATGGAAGATCATTTTTTTCAGGGAAAGTCGCCCAAAACAAAGCGCGATAGACAGAGCAATCATTCTCCATAAGGAGGTGATTTCTCTTTACCCTCATTCTTCACTTGTGAAGAAAATAGACCTCGCAAATATATACGCAAAGTCAAATCCGTCTAAAGCTGAGCCAATATACCAGGAACTACTAAAAAGTGACCTGGAAcctgcagacaaacagatgCTTTACAACAActatgcaaaatatttaaacttCGATCGGCAGGATCGTAACAGgtcaataaaatatcacatgaaGGCGGCTGAGATACCGCAACAATCCTTCTTTCGTGAGAACAGCATCACAGTTCTGGAGAAGATTAAAGACAGAAGCAGGAACCGAATGTGTAGAGAAATAGAGGAGTTTCTGGCCAACCTGCAAGAGCCATAG